A single bacterium DNA region contains:
- a CDS encoding ATP-binding protein, with the protein MTPAPSNSARLVIPSDPHRIAEADEFLENALRARGIPDALVTDVAIASTELVNNAIVHGNKSNPNKTVTVELIFTDTDLTVRVTDQGEGFNPTEIPDPLAEENLLREVGRGVFIVRSLMDEVRYEAGPGGGTVVVARKNLSSG; encoded by the coding sequence ATGACCCCAGCCCCATCGAACTCCGCGCGGCTGGTGATCCCCAGCGATCCTCACCGCATTGCCGAGGCCGACGAGTTCCTCGAGAACGCGTTGCGCGCCCGGGGCATTCCCGATGCGTTGGTCACCGACGTCGCCATTGCGTCGACCGAACTGGTTAACAACGCGATTGTCCATGGCAACAAGAGCAATCCCAATAAGACCGTCACGGTCGAATTGATCTTCACCGACACCGATCTGACTGTCCGCGTCACCGATCAGGGTGAGGGCTTCAATCCGACGGAGATTCCCGATCCGCTGGCCGAGGAAAACCTGCTGCGGGAGGTGGGACGCGGCGTCTTCATCGTCCGATCCCTGATGGACGAGGTGCGATACGAGGCGGGACCCGGAGGCGGAACCGTGGTGGTGGCGCGCAAGAATCTCTCCTCGGGTTGA